In one window of Paraflavitalea soli DNA:
- a CDS encoding M48 family metalloprotease, whose translation MLHQLSCGEVVTQFQRLYKILAPDVDSVAIARDLWLEWEKTGNTPPNINEIAKDYAQHENGFFYELVRLAEKMHQGNLPIQYCQFTLDRYNAYAITTKDCYIVLIDDVFFQLLYFICNILVFDAAGGIEDPAEKEQAKKFIAEIMQVNYFSRKRIDFSEEGIQHVLLKRDYELAEFANYFFHACKAFIIAHEIGHHVLGHARGTTKRVFALHTKEVTVEVDERAIADEYEADHYGYKLFGVLSNTNDDTVYYAWCKFKFNFAPAFLFDLFNAFDRLQEKRANKVIEYTGHPHPVSRQQALQEQFSIEMNDPLYLSLKESLAFYLGA comes from the coding sequence ATGCTGCATCAATTAAGCTGCGGAGAGGTGGTTACCCAGTTTCAGCGACTGTACAAGATATTGGCTCCCGATGTGGATTCCGTGGCCATTGCCCGCGACTTATGGCTGGAATGGGAGAAGACCGGCAACACGCCACCCAATATTAATGAGATCGCAAAAGATTATGCGCAACACGAGAATGGCTTTTTTTATGAGCTGGTCAGGCTGGCCGAAAAAATGCATCAGGGCAACCTTCCCATCCAATACTGCCAGTTTACCCTCGATCGCTACAACGCTTATGCGATCACCACAAAAGACTGCTACATTGTGTTGATAGATGATGTGTTTTTCCAGCTACTTTATTTTATCTGCAATATCCTGGTGTTTGATGCAGCAGGAGGTATAGAAGATCCCGCGGAAAAGGAACAGGCCAAAAAGTTCATTGCGGAAATTATGCAGGTTAATTATTTCAGCAGGAAACGTATTGACTTCAGTGAGGAGGGTATACAGCATGTGTTATTGAAAAGGGATTACGAACTGGCAGAGTTTGCCAACTACTTCTTTCATGCCTGTAAAGCATTTATTATTGCGCACGAAATTGGCCACCATGTGCTGGGCCATGCCCGTGGAACTACTAAGCGGGTATTCGCGCTCCACACAAAGGAGGTGACGGTAGAAGTGGATGAAAGAGCAATAGCCGACGAATACGAGGCAGATCACTATGGATATAAACTATTTGGTGTTTTGTCCAATACCAACGATGATACCGTTTATTATGCCTGGTGTAAATTCAAATTCAATTTTGCCCCTGCCTTTTTATTCGATCTCTTTAACGCCTTCGATAGGTTGCAGGAGAAAAGGGCCAACAAGGTGATCGAATACACGGGGCATCCCCATCCTGTGAGCAGGCAGCAGGCGCTACAAGAGCAGTTTTCCATCGAAATGAATGATCCACTTTATTTGTCATTGAAGGAATCCCTGGCTTTTTACCTGGGTGCATGA
- a CDS encoding peptidase associated/transthyretin-like domain-containing protein, giving the protein MKYIIMAIFTIAASFFMPSCSKQDVKPGSAQEKQTSPVKPKKDNAASLRGGGEDDGTPIVMHKVKTQANAPIPQARVFMVNDTQTDTLEADTDSLGEVKLTLPAKGSWLTVVTRQGYHPKYFVSNFVDSFTIKTSILQEP; this is encoded by the coding sequence ATGAAATACATAATAATGGCAATTTTTACAATTGCCGCCAGCTTCTTCATGCCCTCCTGTTCAAAACAGGATGTGAAACCCGGTTCTGCTCAGGAAAAACAAACAAGTCCTGTCAAACCCAAAAAGGACAACGCAGCTTCGCTGCGTGGCGGAGGTGAGGACGACGGAACGCCCATCGTGATGCACAAAGTGAAAACCCAGGCCAACGCTCCTATACCACAAGCCAGGGTGTTTATGGTAAATGATACCCAAACCGACACACTGGAAGCGGATACAGATAGTTTGGGCGAAGTAAAACTCACACTGCCCGCAAAAGGTTCCTGGTTGACTGTGGTTACCCGCCAGGGGTATCATCCGAAGTATTTCGTGTCAAATTTTGTTGATTCATTTACCATTAAGACAAGTATACTACAGGAGCCATAA
- a CDS encoding CARDB domain-containing protein, with protein sequence MFLNLYSVVLRGRARTMMAILCLLFAPFAKGQTNVSGNQSGTWTLAGSPYILTATVTVPAGQTLTIQPGVVVQFRRFNYNLTVNGSLQAIGTAADSIRFVGKSDLTYSSASNYGGTIYLNSNASTLSYVRIDSLGDVNNNGPDGAVDIRDTARPVINHTLITNTESPYPIYTWAGGAERVFLDNAVIGVRAESLARNCTLVKTGTNSYYRLLGTLSVNAGVTMTIQPGTVVHFPRFNHNLTINGALQAVGTAADSIRFVGKADPTYSAASNYGGTVYLNSNASTLSFVRIDSLGDVNNNGDAGAINIRDTATPVINNSLITHTESTFAINTWAGGAAQVFLNNAVIGVRSDNLLRNATLVKTGTNSRYQLTGPLTVSAGVTMTIQPGTVVTFPRYSYNLTINGSLQAVGTPTDSIRFIGKADPAYTAASNYGGAVYLNSSASTLSYIRMDSLGDINYNGNTGSIYIRDTAKPVISQSLITNTESNYKLTTWAGGAENIHLLNTIIGLRASTITANSTLPRPATGSSYQLLGNISINATKTLTIEPGCRIAFSDYSDRVYVYGTLIANGTVTDSIWFTGGRNDSRTHGGNIYIVSGSAGSSIRYSSFDSLASTATSNDAVIWAEGPVAISNSSIRNYQGYGIRIERSNVSVTNCNLSAYGSQRQAISLRYDTISPVVQSCTFTGSILARTIVASPGTISGFFNNTNAIIELNGSVPQHAQWQKPGINSLYKVGNVTVQEGKTLTIQPGCRITLPEYSSYFNIFGTLIAEGTATDSIRFFGGRNSNYAYGGSIRLWENSTASSIRYVSFDSLAYPWNSSYDAVISAGGPVAISNSSFRNYFGYAVDIERSNVALNNCTFSALNAGRESIYLRTDTIAPTITGCSFAGNTDARTLHASPGSISGISNNTNAIIDLSGAVAQHATWPKPGPGSFYRASNVVVNAQKTLTIQPGCHIQLPNYHTQLYVYGTLIANGTAADSIRFFGGYNNNGYSHGGGISLESGSTGSSIQYASFDSLAYSYFNNSAAVKASAPLVLSHSTIRNFFAYAVSLGHNDISVTDCSIGAINNNYRAINFTTDTIAPIIQRCSFYGNSNARSIYPYMKNLPNIHSNYNAIINLQNTYLTANTTLVNPGENSNYALPSTLTVPASISLTIEPGVIIDFIYPYANINVNGTLRALGSESAPIQFTALNGISNGGGIYLYDNSHAVISNTLLTRMGNNGYALYLGNNVNIQLVNSTISNSPGNGMYIYSGSPIITGCTVINNSTGIVVNSGSPVFTNCNILGNTQAGITNYGGGIVDARNCWWGSLTGPLHPTTNPGGTGNAVSDKVLFDPWKNKPAGNQINDIGITAIPTPFTNCGLSATTPVKVRIRNNGNTPQTGFNVHYRINNGPVITENVGSLVITPASTTDYAFSTTANLAATGQYTIRAYTSLETDSFHLNDTTEAVIQHLAALTPPGNLLPGINAQQLDKPVTFSWGPVTNAASYELYVWPVAESAPTTPSVQGIVQINYTLNSDLLQFGNTYKWKVVAVRDSCRTESAVQQFTLRNLPDLVVTSVTVPPVAVSETDISFSWRTQNQGSGSTRTATWYEYAYLSDAPKLGIGNDYFIGSYKNFSALEPGQAYDAPALTYRIPQGLQGQYYLIIKTGISSYGYFELTDTNNLRTSAAIAITLAPPPDLQVTALAVSPATAFSEDTLTVSYTITNKGTGPTNVNNWYDQVYLSANPLFNPVEATTLYSAQHNGALQVEEGYNSIVKIKIPQNLQGTYYVHVQTDRYAYVFEYDKEDNNISSSPELTILLRPHPDLIVDNISVPYDSVSAGQSIILQWTTANDGSMDVTRPWTETLYLSTDTTLQTWLDQPLLTYSQNNPLLSLSVAGVQSPVVIPANLAEGNYYFICQTDAGNSINEFPFDNNNTSRAAGPVFVGVPDLVMTAPQAPAGASSEQSITVGYTVQNNGKGNLTGRSWTDKVYLSGNTIFDGNDTEVGTVTNNSVQPRNSSYNKQFNITLPAGISGNYYLLFVTDAGGSIVESNNNNNLAYAPIAVTLSPWADLEVTNVTAPPQDTAGRTMQVSYTVTNTGTGAIQGKQWTERVYLSPSNSLNDAGNILLTTVAQNRSLTNGQSYAVQSTVMMPLGQSAGQYYVVVETDATGQVFENTGESNNRSISSAIQVAPLPNVDLAVNEGSVQSAALLAGQSVSLTYTTKNAGTTNTLLTEWTDAVYLSNNTVIDGADRLLGQWKVNNVMLPNGAIAYQRTVTIPNTVSGSFYLIVLTDRDNQQNDINRGNNFLVLNTNISGQPNAPIVITQPTPSDLQPLSLLAPAAAFAGEAIWVKFTVKNNGPGNTNTPYWNDQVFVTDEPSAGSIYSYGNKTQTGPLAANGSYTDSLEIILHPSFSGNYYVVLRTDANNSQYEQQGEDNNTATAGIFIRPQLPCDLVINQVIVPAGSQLAGQPTTIQWQLGNSGQNPAYGYLKEAVYLSADTVFDDHDILLGTKEENISLLAGLTLNRTLTAPLNNIALGNYYIIVRTDILNSLVEVQEDNNTRVSATQLTTDVKALPLAVSTADLLLNGQALYYRLHIPASLHGETMEITLSGDTSKHAVNRIYLKRGAVPAPNNYDYAAETPFETNQQLIVPAADSGTYYLLFLGNDTTLLRRQSVNMEARIIPFQITAVDAGKGGNTGGVTLKIAGANFEPSTQFVLRKAGLPSIYPYTRYYIDASHVFVSYNLQGTSLGVYDVVAIKQNGDSTKLLQGFEIVRGPGSPLGGSGGGNGSGGPGGGTGFVCQVVNIGYEDLISTDFIHAENTRLNRVEPITIAYENTSSIDIPLPTRFFISLTGAPIAFTVPELDEIKTTLPLSFTEPGAPPGILRAGAKGFIKLFTKATTRGVAELTFAIIE encoded by the coding sequence ATGTTCCTAAACCTGTATTCCGTTGTACTGCGCGGTCGCGCACGTACAATGATGGCCATACTATGTCTGCTATTTGCTCCTTTCGCAAAAGGGCAAACCAATGTGAGTGGAAATCAAAGCGGCACCTGGACATTGGCCGGCAGTCCTTATATCCTCACCGCTACTGTTACCGTGCCTGCCGGACAAACCCTGACTATCCAACCAGGGGTAGTAGTTCAGTTCAGGCGGTTCAATTATAATCTTACTGTTAATGGCTCGCTGCAGGCTATAGGCACTGCAGCCGATTCCATCCGCTTCGTTGGCAAATCGGATCTAACCTATTCCTCTGCTTCCAATTATGGCGGCACGATCTACCTCAACTCCAATGCCTCCACGCTCAGTTATGTACGCATTGATAGCCTGGGTGATGTCAACAATAATGGTCCCGATGGCGCTGTCGACATACGTGATACGGCCAGGCCGGTGATCAATCATACCCTGATCACCAATACAGAAAGCCCCTACCCGATCTATACCTGGGCCGGAGGCGCAGAACGAGTATTCCTGGACAACGCCGTGATCGGTGTACGGGCTGAAAGTCTTGCGCGCAATTGTACGCTGGTAAAGACAGGTACCAATTCTTATTACCGGTTGCTGGGCACCCTTTCTGTAAATGCGGGTGTTACCATGACCATTCAGCCAGGCACAGTCGTACATTTTCCCCGGTTCAATCATAATCTTACTATTAACGGCGCTTTACAGGCCGTGGGCACAGCGGCTGATTCCATCCGTTTCGTGGGCAAGGCTGATCCCACCTATTCTGCTGCGTCCAATTACGGCGGCACAGTTTACCTCAACTCCAACGCCTCCACGCTCAGCTTTGTGCGTATTGACAGCCTGGGCGATGTGAACAACAATGGAGATGCCGGCGCCATTAATATACGCGACACCGCCACGCCGGTGATCAATAACAGCCTGATCACCCATACCGAGTCTACCTTTGCCATCAACACCTGGGCAGGCGGTGCGGCGCAGGTTTTCCTCAACAATGCAGTGATCGGTGTACGCAGCGACAACCTCCTGCGCAACGCTACACTGGTAAAAACGGGTACCAACTCCCGCTACCAACTGACAGGCCCGCTCACGGTGAGTGCCGGTGTAACGATGACGATACAGCCCGGCACGGTAGTGACCTTTCCGCGCTACAGTTATAACCTTACTATTAACGGATCTTTACAGGCCGTGGGCACCCCCACGGATTCCATCCGCTTCATTGGCAAGGCCGATCCTGCCTACACCGCCGCCTCCAATTATGGCGGTGCAGTTTATCTCAACTCCAGCGCTTCTACACTCAGCTATATACGGATGGACAGTCTTGGTGATATCAACTACAATGGCAATACAGGATCGATCTATATACGGGATACCGCCAAACCTGTTATCTCCCAATCCCTGATCACCAATACAGAAAGCAATTATAAACTGACCACCTGGGCGGGTGGCGCTGAAAACATTCACCTGCTCAACACGATCATCGGGCTAAGAGCCAGCACGATCACTGCCAACAGTACATTACCCCGCCCCGCCACAGGCTCCTCTTACCAGCTGCTGGGCAATATATCGATCAATGCCACGAAAACACTGACCATTGAGCCGGGTTGCCGTATTGCCTTCTCGGATTATTCAGACCGGGTTTATGTATATGGTACTTTAATAGCCAACGGCACAGTGACTGATTCGATCTGGTTTACAGGAGGGCGCAATGACAGCCGCACGCATGGAGGCAATATTTATATTGTCAGTGGTTCAGCAGGTTCTTCCATCCGCTACAGCAGTTTTGATTCCCTGGCCTCAACAGCTACCAGCAACGATGCAGTCATATGGGCAGAAGGGCCGGTAGCTATCAGCAATTCCTCCATCCGCAATTACCAGGGATATGGCATAAGGATTGAGCGCAGCAATGTGTCTGTTACTAATTGTAATCTCAGCGCTTACGGCAGCCAAAGGCAGGCAATATCGCTTCGTTATGATACCATTTCACCGGTAGTACAGAGCTGTACATTCACCGGCTCCATCCTTGCCCGTACCATCGTAGCCAGTCCGGGTACCATATCCGGGTTTTTCAATAACACCAACGCGATCATTGAATTGAATGGCAGTGTGCCGCAACATGCCCAATGGCAAAAGCCCGGTATCAACTCACTGTACAAAGTGGGCAATGTAACCGTGCAAGAGGGCAAAACGCTCACCATCCAGCCCGGCTGCCGCATCACGCTGCCGGAATATTCCAGCTACTTCAATATCTTTGGCACCCTGATAGCAGAGGGGACAGCAACAGATTCCATCCGCTTCTTCGGAGGCCGCAACAGCAATTACGCCTACGGTGGCAGTATCCGGCTTTGGGAAAACTCCACCGCCTCCTCCATCCGTTATGTAAGCTTCGACTCTCTCGCCTATCCCTGGAATAGCAGCTATGATGCAGTGATCTCTGCAGGCGGGCCTGTAGCCATCAGCAACTCTTCTTTCCGTAATTATTTTGGATATGCGGTAGACATCGAAAGAAGTAATGTAGCACTCAACAACTGTACCTTCAGCGCCCTGAATGCCGGCCGGGAATCCATCTACCTGCGTACCGATACGATCGCGCCAACCATTACCGGATGTAGCTTTGCCGGTAATACCGATGCCCGCACCCTGCACGCCAGTCCCGGCAGTATCTCCGGCATTTCCAATAATACCAATGCGATCATTGATCTGAGCGGCGCCGTAGCCCAACATGCCACCTGGCCCAAACCTGGTCCTGGTTCCTTTTACCGGGCCAGCAATGTAGTAGTGAATGCACAAAAAACATTGACCATTCAGCCTGGCTGTCATATTCAGTTGCCCAATTACCACACGCAGCTTTATGTATACGGTACCCTTATCGCCAATGGCACAGCAGCGGATTCTATCCGTTTCTTCGGCGGGTACAACAACAATGGCTATAGCCATGGCGGCGGCATCAGCCTGGAAAGCGGTTCTACCGGCTCCTCTATTCAATATGCCAGCTTCGATTCCCTGGCCTATAGTTATTTCAACAACAGTGCCGCGGTCAAGGCTTCAGCGCCCTTGGTGCTGAGTCATTCTACGATCCGTAACTTTTTTGCGTACGCCGTATCCCTGGGGCATAACGATATATCCGTCACTGACTGTTCCATCGGCGCCATCAACAACAACTATCGCGCTATCAATTTTACAACGGACACTATTGCTCCTATTATTCAGCGATGCAGTTTCTATGGCAATTCCAACGCCCGCAGCATTTATCCGTATATGAAGAATTTGCCCAATATCCATTCCAACTACAACGCGATCATCAACCTGCAAAATACCTACCTCACTGCCAATACGACCCTGGTGAATCCCGGAGAAAATTCAAATTATGCATTACCCAGCACCTTGACCGTGCCGGCTTCTATTTCCCTCACCATTGAACCCGGTGTGATCATAGACTTCATATATCCTTATGCCAACATCAACGTAAACGGTACATTGCGCGCGCTGGGATCGGAAAGCGCCCCCATCCAGTTTACGGCACTCAATGGCATCAGCAATGGCGGCGGCATTTATTTATACGACAACAGCCATGCGGTTATCAGCAATACCTTATTGACCCGCATGGGCAACAATGGTTATGCCCTGTACCTGGGCAATAACGTCAATATACAGCTTGTCAACAGTACCATCAGCAATAGCCCCGGTAATGGTATGTACATCTATAGCGGCTCTCCAATTATTACCGGCTGCACGGTAATAAACAACAGTACCGGTATTGTGGTAAATAGCGGAAGCCCCGTTTTTACAAATTGCAATATCCTGGGTAATACACAGGCGGGCATCACGAACTATGGGGGAGGAATCGTTGATGCCCGCAACTGTTGGTGGGGCAGCCTTACCGGCCCTTTACATCCGACTACCAATCCTGGCGGTACCGGCAATGCGGTGAGCGACAAGGTACTCTTTGATCCCTGGAAAAATAAACCGGCGGGCAACCAGATCAACGATATTGGCATCACGGCCATCCCCACCCCGTTTACCAATTGCGGCTTAAGCGCCACCACCCCGGTAAAGGTGCGTATACGCAATAATGGCAATACACCGCAAACCGGGTTCAACGTGCATTACCGCATCAACAATGGTCCGGTGATCACGGAAAATGTCGGCAGCCTTGTCATTACCCCGGCATCCACCACCGACTATGCCTTCAGCACCACCGCCAACCTGGCTGCAACAGGGCAGTACACCATCAGGGCCTATACCAGCCTGGAGACCGACAGCTTCCACCTCAATGATACTACAGAGGCCGTAATACAACACCTGGCGGCGCTGACACCACCAGGTAACCTCTTGCCAGGCATCAATGCCCAACAGCTCGATAAGCCGGTCACCTTCTCCTGGGGTCCGGTTACCAATGCCGCCAGCTATGAGCTGTATGTATGGCCAGTAGCGGAAAGCGCTCCCACCACGCCTTCCGTACAAGGCATTGTACAGATCAATTATACATTAAACAGCGATCTGCTGCAATTTGGCAATACCTATAAGTGGAAGGTAGTAGCTGTGAGAGACAGTTGCCGCACAGAAAGCGCCGTACAACAATTCACTTTACGCAACCTGCCCGACCTGGTGGTAACCTCTGTCACCGTGCCGCCTGTTGCGGTTTCCGAAACGGATATCAGCTTCTCCTGGCGCACACAGAACCAGGGCAGCGGCTCTACCCGTACTGCCACCTGGTATGAATACGCCTACCTGTCGGATGCACCCAAACTGGGCATTGGCAACGATTACTTTATTGGCTCTTACAAGAATTTCAGTGCACTGGAACCCGGCCAGGCATACGATGCCCCTGCCCTCACCTACCGCATACCCCAGGGATTGCAGGGCCAGTATTACCTCATTATAAAAACCGGCATTTCCAGTTACGGTTATTTTGAACTGACAGATACCAACAACCTGCGCACCAGCGCCGCCATTGCCATCACCCTGGCGCCTCCGCCCGATCTGCAGGTAACCGCCCTGGCAGTAAGTCCCGCCACGGCATTTTCGGAAGATACTTTAACGGTAAGCTATACTATCACCAACAAAGGTACCGGCCCTACCAACGTAAACAACTGGTACGACCAGGTATACCTGTCGGCCAATCCGCTCTTCAATCCGGTGGAGGCAACAACCTTGTATAGCGCTCAACACAATGGCGCCTTGCAGGTAGAAGAGGGATACAATAGTATCGTTAAGATCAAAATACCACAGAACCTGCAGGGCACGTATTACGTGCATGTGCAAACCGACCGGTATGCCTATGTCTTTGAATATGATAAGGAAGACAACAATATCAGCTCCAGCCCGGAACTGACGATCCTGCTGCGGCCACATCCCGATCTTATCGTGGACAATATCAGTGTGCCGTATGATTCTGTCAGTGCGGGCCAATCCATCATCCTGCAATGGACGACGGCCAATGATGGCAGCATGGATGTTACCAGACCGTGGACAGAAACATTGTACCTCAGTACTGATACGACCTTGCAGACCTGGCTGGATCAGCCATTGCTGACCTATTCGCAAAACAATCCTTTATTATCCTTGTCTGTAGCAGGTGTACAATCGCCAGTGGTCATACCGGCCAACCTGGCAGAAGGCAATTACTATTTCATTTGCCAAACAGATGCCGGCAACAGCATCAATGAGTTTCCTTTTGACAACAACAATACTTCACGTGCAGCCGGGCCGGTATTTGTAGGCGTACCTGACCTGGTGATGACAGCGCCGCAGGCACCGGCAGGCGCCAGCTCCGAACAATCGATCACTGTTGGCTATACCGTGCAGAACAACGGCAAAGGTAACCTGACGGGCCGCAGCTGGACCGATAAAGTGTATCTCTCCGGCAATACAATTTTTGACGGCAATGATACAGAGGTGGGAACAGTGACTAACAATTCCGTACAACCCCGCAATAGTTCCTACAATAAGCAATTCAACATTACCTTACCTGCCGGCATTTCCGGCAACTACTACCTGTTGTTCGTAACAGACGCCGGCGGCAGCATTGTGGAAAGCAATAACAACAATAACCTGGCTTATGCTCCTATTGCAGTCACCCTTTCTCCCTGGGCCGACCTGGAAGTGACCAATGTTACCGCACCTCCACAGGACACGGCAGGCCGAACCATGCAGGTAAGCTATACAGTTACCAATACTGGTACCGGGGCCATACAGGGCAAACAGTGGACTGAACGCGTCTACCTGTCACCTTCCAATTCACTCAACGATGCAGGTAATATACTGCTCACTACTGTTGCGCAAAACAGGAGCCTGACCAATGGGCAATCCTATGCTGTGCAGTCCACCGTGATGATGCCACTGGGCCAGTCGGCAGGTCAATATTATGTAGTAGTGGAGACGGATGCCACCGGCCAGGTGTTTGAAAATACCGGAGAAAGCAATAACCGATCTATCAGTTCAGCGATACAGGTGGCTCCGCTGCCCAATGTTGATCTTGCTGTCAATGAAGGCAGCGTACAAAGCGCGGCCCTGCTGGCAGGTCAATCAGTAAGCCTTACTTATACCACCAAAAATGCGGGCACTACCAATACCCTGCTCACCGAGTGGACCGACGCGGTATACCTTTCCAACAATACGGTGATCGATGGGGCAGACCGTTTATTAGGCCAGTGGAAGGTGAATAATGTGATGCTGCCGAATGGCGCTATTGCCTACCAGCGCACGGTAACGATCCCGAATACCGTAAGCGGTAGTTTTTACCTGATCGTGCTCACGGACCGCGACAACCAGCAGAATGATATCAACCGGGGCAACAATTTCCTGGTGTTGAATACCAATATCAGCGGGCAGCCCAATGCACCCATTGTCATTACCCAGCCTACGCCTTCCGACCTGCAACCCCTTTCCTTATTAGCACCTGCAGCAGCATTTGCCGGCGAAGCGATATGGGTGAAGTTTACCGTGAAGAACAATGGCCCGGGGAATACCAACACACCCTATTGGAATGACCAGGTTTTTGTGACCGATGAACCTTCCGCAGGTTCCATCTATTCCTACGGCAACAAAACTCAGACGGGGCCGCTGGCAGCCAATGGCAGCTATACCGATTCACTGGAGATCATCCTGCATCCTTCCTTCAGTGGCAACTATTATGTGGTATTGCGTACGGATGCCAATAACAGCCAATATGAACAACAGGGAGAAGACAACAACACCGCTACGGCAGGCATATTCATCAGGCCGCAGCTGCCCTGCGACCTCGTTATCAACCAGGTGATCGTGCCTGCGGGCAGTCAGCTGGCAGGCCAGCCCACTACCATCCAATGGCAGCTGGGCAATAGCGGACAAAATCCTGCCTATGGCTACCTCAAAGAGGCCGTATACCTTTCGGCAGATACGGTATTTGATGACCACGATATTTTACTGGGCACCAAAGAAGAGAATATAAGTTTGCTGGCCGGCCTCACCCTCAACAGGACACTGACAGCCCCGCTCAACAATATTGCGCTGGGCAACTATTACATCATCGTGCGTACAGATATATTGAACAGCCTGGTGGAAGTACAGGAAGACAACAATACCCGCGTATCCGCCACCCAACTCACCACCGATGTGAAAGCACTGCCGCTGGCTGTGTCCACGGCCGACCTGCTGCTGAATGGCCAGGCCCTTTACTATCGCCTGCACATTCCGGCCTCCCTGCACGGAGAGACCATGGAGATCACCCTATCCGGCGATACCAGCAAACATGCAGTGAACAGGATCTATCTGAAACGCGGGGCTGTACCTGCTCCCAACAATTATGACTACGCTGCGGAAACACCTTTTGAGACCAACCAGCAACTGATCGTTCCGGCGGCAGACAGCGGCACTTATTACCTGCTATTCCTTGGCAATGATACGACACTGTTGCGTCGCCAGTCTGTGAACATGGAAGCCCGTATCATTCCTTTCCAGATCACGGCGGTGGATGCCGGCAAGGGTGGTAATACCGGCGGTGTTACCCTCAAGATAGCAGGCGCCAATTTTGAACCTTCCACGCAATTCGTATTGCGCAAAGCCGGGCTGCCTTCGATATATCCTTATACCCGGTATTATATTGACGCCTCGCATGTATTTGTGTCGTACAACCTGCAGGGGACTTCCCTGGGTGTATATGATGTGGTAGCCATCAAACAGAACGGAGATTCCACCAAACTGCTGCAAGGCTTTGAGATCGTGCGCGGTCCCGGATCACCATTAGGCGGTAGCGGTGGCGGCAATGGCAGCGGTGGCCCCGGCGGTGGTACCGGCTTCGTATGCCAGGTAGTGAACATTGGGTATGAAGACCTCATCAGTACTGATTTCATTCATGCAGAAAACACCAGGCTCAACAGGGTGGAACCGATCACCATTGCGTATGAAAATACCAGTTCCATTGATATACCACTGCCCACCCGGTTCTTTATCAGTCTTACCGGAGCGCCCATTGCGTTTACCGTACCGGAGCTGGATGAAATAAAAACCACGCTGCCGCTTTCCTTTACCGAGCCGGGTGCACCGCCGGGCATATTAAGGGCAGGGGCCAAAGGATTTATCAAACTATTTACCAAAGCAACTACACGCGGCGTAGCCGAACTAACATTCGCCATCATAGAATAA